The Microbacter sp. GSS18 genome has a segment encoding these proteins:
- a CDS encoding alanine racemase encodes MTLDLLKTPSTIHGAADAAAHWSVMSAAIADLSGPVAAVSLPALRRNALDLVVRAGGVPIRVASKSVRVRELIAATLALPGFHGIMAYTLPEALWLAETFDDVLVGYPTADRAALARLVSDERAAARITLMVDDPAHLDLVDAVAPASGRVPVRVAIDADASWRTAALGHIGVRRSPLREPAEVAALARTIVGRGGFRLVGLMMYEAQIAGQPDAAGAGSLVRWMQRRSADELRDRRAAIVSALHEVAPLEFVNGGGTGSLESTAADEAVTELTAGSGLLAGHLFDGYRRFDPLPAAAFSLEVVRKPAPDIVTLLGGGWSASGPAGRSREPVAVWPPGLRPLAREGFGEVQTPLQGEAARRLRIGDRVWLRHAKSGELSEHVDRFHLVSGGEVVGDTPTYRGEGKAFL; translated from the coding sequence ATGACCCTCGACCTGCTGAAGACCCCGTCGACGATCCACGGCGCGGCCGACGCCGCCGCCCACTGGAGCGTCATGTCCGCCGCGATCGCCGATCTGTCCGGCCCCGTGGCGGCGGTCAGCCTGCCCGCCCTCCGGCGGAACGCCCTCGACCTCGTGGTTCGCGCCGGCGGCGTCCCCATCCGCGTCGCGAGCAAGTCGGTGCGCGTGCGCGAGCTCATCGCGGCGACGCTCGCGTTGCCGGGCTTCCACGGCATCATGGCCTACACGCTCCCCGAGGCGCTGTGGCTCGCCGAGACCTTCGACGACGTCCTGGTCGGCTATCCCACCGCCGACCGTGCGGCGCTCGCGCGGCTGGTCTCGGACGAGCGCGCGGCGGCCCGCATCACGCTCATGGTCGACGACCCGGCGCACCTCGATCTGGTCGACGCCGTCGCCCCGGCGAGCGGGCGCGTTCCCGTGCGCGTGGCGATCGACGCGGACGCGAGCTGGCGGACAGCGGCGCTCGGTCACATCGGCGTCCGCCGCTCGCCGCTGCGCGAGCCCGCCGAGGTGGCCGCCCTCGCGCGCACGATCGTCGGGCGCGGTGGATTCCGCCTCGTCGGCCTCATGATGTACGAGGCCCAGATCGCCGGGCAGCCCGACGCGGCAGGCGCCGGCTCGCTCGTGCGCTGGATGCAGCGCCGATCCGCGGACGAGCTGCGCGATCGACGCGCCGCCATCGTCTCGGCGCTCCACGAGGTGGCGCCGCTGGAGTTCGTCAACGGCGGTGGCACGGGCTCCCTCGAGTCGACGGCCGCCGACGAGGCGGTCACCGAGCTGACCGCCGGAAGCGGGCTTCTCGCCGGGCACCTGTTCGACGGCTACCGCCGGTTCGATCCGCTGCCGGCGGCGGCGTTCTCGCTCGAGGTCGTCCGCAAGCCGGCGCCCGACATCGTCACGCTCCTCGGCGGGGGGTGGTCCGCGTCGGGGCCGGCCGGCCGCTCCCGCGAGCCCGTCGCGGTATGGCCGCCGGGCCTGCGTCCCCTCGCGCGCGAGGGGTTCGGGGAGGTCCAGACCCCGCTGCAGGGCGAAGCGGCACGACGTCTGCGCATCGGCGATCGCGTGTGGCTGCGCCACGCCAAGAGCGGCGAGCTGTCCGAGCACGTCGACCGGTTCCACCTCGTCTCCGGCGGCGAGGTCGTCGGCGACACGCCGACGTACCGCGGCGAGGGGAAGGCGTTCCTGTGA
- a CDS encoding LemA family protein, with the protein MEWLIPVLIVVALAVIVGIYLWATYNSLVQLNVRVDEAWSDITVQLKRRADLLPNLIETVKGYAAHEKAVFENVTRARAETLTAQSPGAAGVAEGHMQQALKSLFAVAEAYPQLQASQNFLQLQQSIVDTEDKIQASRRFYNGGVRELNTKIKVFPNNLFARNLGFHEREFFEVVDGAAISEPPRVQF; encoded by the coding sequence ATGGAATGGCTGATCCCCGTCCTCATCGTGGTGGCGCTCGCCGTCATCGTCGGCATCTACCTGTGGGCGACGTACAACTCCCTGGTGCAGCTGAACGTGCGCGTCGACGAGGCCTGGAGTGACATCACCGTCCAGCTCAAGCGCCGCGCCGACCTGCTGCCGAACCTCATCGAGACCGTCAAAGGCTACGCCGCCCACGAGAAGGCCGTCTTCGAGAACGTCACACGTGCGCGCGCCGAGACCCTGACCGCCCAGAGCCCGGGTGCGGCCGGTGTGGCCGAGGGGCACATGCAGCAGGCGCTGAAGTCCCTGTTCGCGGTGGCCGAGGCATACCCGCAGCTTCAGGCGAGTCAGAACTTCCTGCAGCTGCAGCAGTCGATCGTCGACACCGAGGACAAGATCCAGGCGTCGCGTCGGTTCTACAACGGCGGAGTGCGCGAGCTGAACACGAAGATCAAGGTGTTCCCGAACAACCTGTTCGCCCGCAATCTCGGATTCCACGAGCGGGAGTTCTTCGAGGTCGTCGACGGCGCGGCGATCTCGGAGCCGCCCCGCGTGCAGTTCTGA
- a CDS encoding FAD-dependent oxidoreductase, whose amino-acid sequence MTNTVPKILIVGGGYAGFYTAWKLEKLLRKGEAEVTVVDPLPYMTYQPFLPEVAAGSIEARHSVVALRRHLKRSTVIAGKVTGIAHADKVATITPVGGEAYELEYDHIVVTAGAVSRTFPIPGIADNAIGLKTIEEAVAIRDRLMSNFDKASTLPAGPERDRLLTVVVVGGGFAGIEVFAELRSVASALLKYYPQLSFEDTHFHLIEAMGRIMPEVSMKTAEWVLKDLAKRGANVHLDTQVTGAVGGNVELSTGETISTDLIIWTAGVMANPTVVRGSDLPVEQRGRILTRPDLRVGTEDEVVQGAWAAGDVSAVPDLTGAGVGGYCVPNAQHAVRQGKLLAKNITASLRGELPHEYFHKNLGAVAGLGLYNGAFQSGKIGLTGFIAWLAHRGYHGLAMPTWERKWRVLWGWWNNLWLGRDIVNLSTVQSPRYVFEEFAARPRPAQPAEKPAAKKSAPAEKVGAKR is encoded by the coding sequence GTGACCAACACCGTGCCCAAGATCCTCATCGTCGGTGGTGGCTACGCGGGCTTCTACACTGCATGGAAGCTCGAGAAGCTGCTCCGCAAGGGCGAGGCGGAAGTGACGGTCGTCGACCCGCTTCCCTACATGACCTATCAGCCGTTCCTGCCCGAGGTGGCCGCGGGCTCGATCGAGGCCCGCCACTCGGTCGTCGCGCTGCGCCGGCACCTGAAGCGATCGACCGTGATCGCAGGCAAGGTGACCGGCATCGCGCACGCGGACAAGGTCGCGACGATCACTCCCGTCGGCGGCGAGGCCTACGAGCTCGAGTACGACCACATCGTCGTGACCGCCGGTGCGGTCTCGCGCACCTTCCCCATCCCCGGCATCGCCGACAACGCCATCGGGCTGAAGACGATCGAAGAGGCCGTCGCGATCCGCGATCGCCTCATGTCGAACTTCGACAAGGCGTCGACGCTGCCGGCCGGCCCCGAGCGCGACCGCCTGCTCACGGTCGTCGTCGTCGGCGGCGGGTTCGCCGGCATCGAGGTGTTCGCCGAGCTGCGCTCGGTGGCCTCGGCGCTGCTGAAGTACTACCCGCAGCTGAGCTTCGAGGACACGCACTTCCACCTCATCGAGGCGATGGGCCGCATCATGCCCGAGGTCTCGATGAAGACGGCCGAGTGGGTGCTGAAGGATCTCGCCAAGCGCGGAGCGAACGTCCACCTCGACACGCAGGTCACCGGCGCGGTCGGCGGCAACGTCGAGCTGTCCACGGGCGAGACCATCTCGACCGACCTGATCATCTGGACCGCCGGCGTCATGGCCAACCCGACGGTCGTCCGCGGCAGCGACCTGCCGGTCGAGCAGCGCGGGCGCATCCTGACGCGCCCCGACTTGCGCGTCGGCACCGAGGACGAGGTCGTTCAGGGCGCATGGGCCGCCGGCGATGTGTCGGCCGTCCCCGACCTCACGGGCGCCGGCGTGGGCGGCTACTGCGTCCCGAACGCCCAGCACGCGGTGCGCCAGGGCAAGCTCCTGGCGAAGAACATCACGGCGAGCCTGCGCGGCGAGCTTCCGCACGAGTACTTCCACAAGAACCTCGGCGCGGTGGCGGGCCTCGGCCTCTACAACGGCGCGTTCCAGTCCGGCAAGATCGGCCTGACCGGGTTCATCGCGTGGCTCGCGCACCGTGGCTACCACGGCCTCGCCATGCCCACGTGGGAGCGCAAGTGGCGCGTGCTGTGGGGCTGGTGGAACAACCTGTGGCTGGGCCGTGACATCGTCAACCTCTCCACGGTGCAGAGCCCGCGCTACGTCTTCGAGGAGTTCGCGGCGCGCCCGCGCCCGGCCCAGCCGGCCGAGAAGCCCGCGGCCAAGAAGAGCGCACCGGCTGAGAAGGTGGGCGCGAAGCGCTGA
- a CDS encoding crosslink repair DNA glycosylase YcaQ family protein, which yields MTIRLSLEQARRAAVSAQALTADRPSGIVETIDALTVVNIEPTAAIAPSADHILWSRLGWPYEPADLARLEEHDRAVFEWGGFYRTMADLALLLPDMRRNPRSAHARDWLTANDGFRRDVLARLRAEGPLRPAEIPDTAQVSWRSSGWTNNRNAQQMLEILVMSGVAAISSRDAKGRRFDVAERVYPLDVPVLGDEEAAHERAERRLGALGIARPMGPAQPVEPIAVGDVGEPAVVEGVPGQWRVDPAALAAAEDFRPRTALVSPFDRLVFDRGRLADLFGFEYILEMYKPAAARRWGYFALPILHGDRFIGKLDARADRKAGVLTVHAVHQDVPFTDEMTTAVEAEIADLARWRGFEVRSG from the coding sequence GTGACGATCCGTCTCAGCCTCGAGCAGGCGCGGCGCGCGGCGGTGAGCGCGCAGGCGCTGACCGCGGACCGCCCGAGCGGAATCGTGGAGACCATCGACGCGCTGACCGTCGTGAACATCGAGCCGACCGCGGCGATCGCCCCCTCGGCAGACCACATCCTGTGGTCGCGACTGGGCTGGCCGTACGAGCCCGCCGACCTCGCCCGGCTCGAGGAGCACGACCGCGCCGTGTTCGAGTGGGGCGGGTTCTACCGGACGATGGCGGATCTCGCGCTGCTGCTGCCCGACATGCGCAGGAATCCGCGCTCCGCCCATGCGCGGGACTGGCTGACGGCGAACGACGGCTTCCGCCGCGACGTGCTCGCACGACTGCGGGCAGAAGGGCCGCTCCGCCCGGCCGAGATCCCCGACACGGCACAGGTCTCGTGGCGCTCGTCGGGATGGACGAACAACCGCAACGCCCAGCAGATGCTCGAGATCCTGGTGATGTCGGGGGTCGCGGCGATCTCGTCGCGTGACGCCAAAGGACGCCGGTTCGATGTCGCCGAGCGTGTCTATCCACTCGATGTCCCCGTGCTCGGCGACGAGGAGGCCGCGCACGAGCGCGCGGAACGCCGCCTGGGCGCCCTCGGCATCGCGCGTCCCATGGGCCCGGCGCAGCCGGTCGAGCCGATCGCGGTCGGCGACGTCGGGGAGCCTGCCGTGGTCGAGGGCGTGCCGGGGCAGTGGCGCGTGGATCCGGCGGCACTGGCCGCCGCGGAGGACTTCCGTCCGAGAACGGCGCTGGTGTCTCCGTTCGACCGGCTCGTCTTCGATCGAGGCAGGCTCGCGGATCTGTTCGGCTTCGAGTACATCCTCGAGATGTACAAGCCCGCCGCCGCGCGGCGCTGGGGGTACTTCGCGCTGCCGATCCTGCACGGCGACCGGTTCATCGGGAAGCTCGACGCCCGGGCCGATCGCAAGGCGGGCGTCCTGACGGTGCACGCGGTCCATCAGGATGTGCCGTTCACCGACGAGATGACGACCGCCGTCGAGGCCGAGATCGCCGACCTGGCGCGCTGGCGGGGCTTCGAGGTGCGCTCCGGCTGA
- a CDS encoding M48 family metalloprotease, giving the protein MYSAIARNKRNTWFILIGFVLFIGAVGLLAGWLMSGNWWVTAFVVIFAGGYATFQYFLADKEALALAGAVEVSKTDAPRYYRLVENLCITTGTPMPKLYVVDDPAPNAFATGRKPEEAAITVTTGLFEIMTDRELEGVLGHELGHIRNYDIRVSLIVFGLVVAVGILADMFMRAAFFGRRGGGGQAQIVFLAFGLVAAIVAPLLAGAVQAAISRQREYLADATSAMTTRDPDGLASALGKLAGQGRPLKRANTSMAHLWIADPLKPNALARMFATHPPIPERIERLHEMGGRF; this is encoded by the coding sequence GTGTACTCGGCGATCGCGCGGAACAAGCGCAACACCTGGTTCATCCTGATCGGCTTCGTGCTGTTCATCGGCGCGGTCGGGCTGCTGGCCGGCTGGCTCATGAGCGGCAACTGGTGGGTCACGGCGTTCGTGGTGATCTTCGCGGGGGGCTACGCGACCTTCCAGTACTTCCTCGCCGACAAGGAGGCGCTGGCGCTCGCGGGCGCCGTCGAAGTGAGCAAGACCGACGCGCCTCGCTACTACCGGCTCGTCGAGAACCTGTGCATCACGACCGGGACGCCGATGCCCAAGCTCTACGTCGTGGACGATCCGGCTCCCAACGCCTTCGCGACGGGACGCAAGCCCGAAGAGGCGGCCATCACCGTGACGACCGGGCTGTTCGAGATCATGACCGACAGAGAGCTCGAGGGCGTGCTCGGCCACGAGCTCGGGCACATCCGCAACTACGACATCCGCGTCTCCCTCATCGTGTTCGGGCTCGTCGTGGCGGTCGGGATCCTCGCCGACATGTTCATGCGGGCGGCGTTCTTCGGCCGCCGAGGCGGCGGGGGGCAGGCCCAGATCGTCTTCCTGGCGTTCGGGCTCGTCGCGGCGATCGTCGCGCCCCTGCTCGCCGGCGCGGTGCAGGCCGCGATCTCCCGGCAGCGGGAGTATCTGGCCGACGCCACGAGCGCCATGACCACGCGGGATCCGGACGGCCTGGCGTCGGCGCTCGGCAAGCTCGCGGGGCAGGGACGCCCGTTGAAACGCGCGAACACCTCGATGGCGCACCTGTGGATCGCCGACCCGCTCAAGCCCAATGCGCTCGCGCGCATGTTCGCGACGCATCCGCCGATCCCCGAGCGCATCGAGCGGCTCCACGAGATGGGCGGACGCTTCTGA
- a CDS encoding D-arabinono-1,4-lactone oxidase, giving the protein MTRPGGTWRNWSRAVSVRPARIEFPRTVDAVRRAVIAATRSGLGVKAVGAGHSFTAIAAAPGVLIDLRDLTGLVRVDHDRRRATLRGGTHLHEIPHLLGPHRLAMENLGDIDRQTISGAISTGTHGTGDRFGGLATQVVGVTMVTADGELLVVDDEHNPELLPAVALGLGALGIIVEVTLQCVPAFVLHALEAPEPLDDVVAALARRVEGADHFEMYWFPHTDVALTKTNTRLPENAPRHPLPPVGRWIDDVLVGTALHQVACSVARAVPATVPPINRLAARLWGDREFTDASARVFATTRAVRFREMEYALPAQDVPAAFAALRRVIDDGGWRISFPVEVRFAAADDIWLSTAHGRATGYIAVHRYAREDPTEYFAAVEEIMVRLGGRPHWGKMHTLDAELLRRRYPRFDDFTALRDELDPDRVFGNEYLSRVLGG; this is encoded by the coding sequence GTGACCCGTCCGGGCGGAACGTGGCGGAACTGGTCGCGCGCGGTGTCGGTGCGCCCGGCCCGCATCGAGTTCCCGCGCACGGTCGACGCGGTCCGGCGCGCCGTCATCGCCGCGACCCGCAGCGGTCTCGGCGTCAAGGCCGTCGGCGCCGGTCACAGCTTCACCGCGATCGCGGCGGCCCCGGGCGTGCTGATCGACCTGCGCGACCTCACGGGGCTCGTGCGCGTGGACCACGACCGGCGGCGCGCCACGCTGCGCGGCGGCACGCACCTGCACGAGATCCCGCATCTGCTGGGGCCCCACCGGCTCGCGATGGAGAACCTCGGCGACATCGACCGCCAGACGATCTCGGGAGCCATCTCGACGGGAACCCACGGCACCGGCGACCGCTTCGGCGGGCTCGCCACCCAGGTCGTCGGGGTGACCATGGTCACCGCCGACGGCGAGCTGCTGGTCGTCGACGACGAGCACAACCCCGAGCTGCTGCCCGCGGTCGCCCTCGGCCTCGGGGCGCTCGGCATCATCGTCGAGGTCACGCTGCAGTGCGTGCCGGCGTTCGTCCTCCACGCTCTCGAGGCGCCCGAGCCCCTCGACGACGTCGTGGCGGCGCTCGCCCGGCGCGTGGAGGGCGCCGATCACTTCGAGATGTACTGGTTCCCGCACACCGACGTCGCGCTGACGAAGACCAACACGCGACTGCCCGAGAACGCGCCGCGGCATCCGCTTCCGCCCGTCGGCCGCTGGATCGACGACGTCCTGGTCGGCACCGCGCTGCACCAGGTGGCCTGCAGCGTCGCCCGCGCCGTTCCGGCGACCGTTCCGCCGATCAACCGCCTCGCGGCTCGGCTGTGGGGCGACCGCGAGTTCACCGATGCGTCGGCGCGCGTGTTCGCCACGACGCGGGCGGTGCGGTTCCGCGAGATGGAGTACGCACTGCCGGCCCAGGATGTGCCGGCGGCGTTCGCGGCGCTGCGACGCGTCATCGACGACGGCGGCTGGCGCATCTCGTTCCCGGTCGAGGTCCGCTTCGCCGCCGCGGACGACATCTGGCTCTCCACGGCGCACGGTCGTGCGACCGGATACATCGCGGTGCACCGCTACGCCCGTGAGGATCCGACCGAGTACTTCGCGGCGGTCGAGGAGATCATGGTGCGCCTCGGAGGTCGCCCGCACTGGGGGAAGATGCACACGCTGGACGCCGAGCTCCTGCGCCGCCGCTACCCCCGGTTCGACGACTTCACGGCGCTGCGCGACGAGCTGGACCCCGATCGCGTGTTCGGCAACGAGTACCTCTCCCGCGTGCTGGGTGGGTAA